Proteins encoded within one genomic window of Lampris incognitus isolate fLamInc1 chromosome 19, fLamInc1.hap2, whole genome shotgun sequence:
- the cebp1 gene encoding CCAAT/enhancer binding protein (C/EBP) 1 encodes MSDSKVSSVIQEWTSPYAGQTHSHSHSHSHSHSHSHSQSLNPTSSRPVDTTGQMAQMDMAMYSQSNGYVRGCNEDRMAEHMMGQPYLSYASPPCLSNNASTSISNQHQSHITTQQDFTPFSLPPTTISLRAPMAKRTISKDSTEYRMRRERNNIAVRKSRDKARRRILLTQQRAIQLQEENQKLQLRIGQLTQELDTLRHILSQRHLQGTDDRAAGEPRC; translated from the exons ATGTCTGATTCCAAGGTATCGTCTGTCATCCAGGAGTGGACCAGCCCATATGCGGGACAAACCCAttcccactcccactcccactcccactcccactcccactcccaTTCCCAGTCCCTAAACCCTACCAGTTCCAGGCCGGTTGATACAACCGGCCAGATGGCTCAGATGGACATGGCGATGTACAGCCAGTCTAATGGATATGTCAGAGGGTGCAATGAAGACCGAATGGCCGAGCACATGATGGGACAGCCCTATCTGTCCTACGCATCACCACCTTGTCTCAGTAACAATGCAAGCACAAGCATCTCAAACCAACATCAGAGTCACATCACAACACAGCAG GACTTTACTCCCTTCTCACTGCCCCCTACCACTATATCTCTGCGTGCCCCTATGGCAAAGAGGACCATCAGCAAGGACAGCACAGAGTATCGCATGCGACGGGAGAGGAACAATATCGCCGTGAGGAAGAGCCGGGACAAGGCTCGGCGGCGAATCCTTCTGACTCAGCAAAGGGCCATCCAGCTGCAGGAGGAAAACCAGAAGCTGCAGTTACGGATAGGACAGCTCACACAGGAGCTGGACACTCTCAGACACATCCTGTCACAGCGTCACCTGCAGGGGACAGACGACAGAGCAGCAGGAGAGCCAAGATGCTGA